A part of Desulfatiglans anilini DSM 4660 genomic DNA contains:
- a CDS encoding IS66 family transposase: MEPNSGLGKAITYLLKHWKELTCFLRVPGAPLGNNICERALKFAILHRKNSLFYKTQRGAYVGDLFMSLIHTCQLSGVNPLDYLTWLLKNTKPLQTSPHTFMPWHYQDQNR, translated from the coding sequence GTGGAGCCCAACTCCGGCTTGGGGAAGGCGATCACCTACCTCCTCAAACACTGGAAGGAACTGACCTGTTTTCTCAGGGTGCCTGGAGCCCCGCTGGGCAACAATATCTGTGAAAGGGCCCTGAAGTTCGCCATCCTACACCGGAAAAACTCCCTCTTCTACAAGACCCAACGCGGCGCCTATGTCGGGGATCTCTTCATGAGCCTCATCCACACCTGTCAACTCTCAGGCGTCAACCCGCTCGACTACCTCACATGGCTCCTGAAGAACACCAAACCCCTGCAGACCTCCCCGCACACCTTCATGCCGTGGCATTACCAGGATCAAAACCGCTAA